AATTCTCTTCATCGGTATTACTCAGTAATTTCTTAAATAAGCGGCTAGAGCCGGGATAAATAGCCGCTTGTGCCATTAACCTAGAAACCGATTCCTTTGCTAAGACAAACTCATCGACCTTAGCATATTCAAAAAGAGAAATATGATGTTCCTTCATAATTTCTACAATCGTATAAATGCTTTTATGGAATTTCTTTGAGATGTACTCAACTCGAGAGGCGATTAATAAGGTTTTTCCATCTGCATATTCTGATAACTCAATTCGTTCATCAGTAAAAATCGAAACGGATTTTGATTCTAAAATATTCGCTTTTAACAAAATTTCCTCGGCAGCAGGATCGCCACTTATAAAATGTACCTGTTCGTGTTCAATTGGGCATCTTTCACCATGGTCAATGACCACAAGCTCTGCTTTTTCCTCAGAACAAAGAATTTCTTCTAACACATTTTGAAGTTTTTCTTTAGAGGACCCAATTAATATATAGTGGCCACTACCCGAATATTTCAATTTCCCTTCCTCCTTCAGCTTCCGATACATACTAAAGCTTTCAAATATTTTACCGATGATAAGTCCCATTGCCCCGATTCCAATTGTATACAGAAGCAACATCGTAAACAGCCGTCCAATCATGCTTGTTGGAAAAAAATCTCCATAGCCAACGGTAACGATGGTCGTCATTGTCCACCAGAGTGCATCAAAATAACTCGGAAATGTCTCAGGCTCAATCAATCTTATCAAGAAACTGCTTGCTAAAATAACAAGTAGAGTTATGCCTACTAGTTTTCTAAGTGGTACCTTGCT
The DNA window shown above is from Bacillus sp. T3 and carries:
- a CDS encoding potassium channel family protein, coding for MWILHKIISKLSKVPLRKLVGITLLVILASSFLIRLIEPETFPSYFDALWWTMTTIVTVGYGDFFPTSMIGRLFTMLLLYTIGIGAMGLIIGKIFESFSMYRKLKEEGKLKYSGSGHYILIGSSKEKLQNVLEEILCSEEKAELVVIDHGERCPIEHEQVHFISGDPAAEEILLKANILESKSVSIFTDERIELSEYADGKTLLIASRVEYISKKFHKSIYTIVEIMKEHHISLFEYAKVDEFVLAKESVSRLMAQAAIYPGSSRLFKKLLSNTDEENLYEIHKKPHWQTYKQAAMELFDLGATLISDGSDLDIAKRSNEPIADGSKLFVICDEDTHKKILDK